CCATTGCGACGAGGCCCGATCGATTGCGACGAACGACTTGGCTGTATCACTTCACGGACGCGAGAAACATCCCGTCGATACGGGAGTCGGGCGGACTCTGGTCAACAGCCAAACTTCGCGAGATGGGCATCGAGTTTTATCCCGGAGGAAATCAGCATAGCCTCTACGCGTATGCTGGGTTCACCGATGTCGAGTTCAATCCTCACCGGTCGATTAACTGTCAGGCTCGCTCAGCAGCGTTGTTTCTATCACTCTTGAAACGGACGGAGTTGGACAGCGCACTGCAATCACCTAGCAACTTCGTTGAGACGTTGGTACGATCGCGATACCGTCCCCAACTACGTAGTGATGACTTCGCCACACACGGCTTATTCTCGCAGAAGAGATAACTCGCAAATTGCGCTTCATTGATTCCACCGTTCTGTGCGTCGAGCTTTTGCTTTTCCATCATTAACCAGTCGTGCAAGCGCCACCACATCTGCGTATCGTCTTCGAGAATGTCCATCTCGCTGACGTCATCTCCATCGTTGCATTCGCGTCCCGCAGCTAACATTTCTCATCTGCCGGCCCGGGAAAGTGTGTCGCAACCTCCGCCGCTCCCGCCGAAGTTGCGTGATCGAACTGCTGCCGGTATAGAATCTGCAAGCATGAGCTTGCCCCGGACAGTTCTCCTTCTTTCCGTCGTCATCACAGCGCTTGCTCTTGGCGTGGACCCTGCGCCGGGCCAGAAGCTCGCGCCGATTCTAGGGCAGGTGGCGGGCGCGCGGACCCCGTGTACGCAGGACACACGTATCTCACTGGAAAATATCGAGAACTACAACTGGAGCTATTGCAACTTGGATCTGCATTCGTTTTGGAACAGCTTGCAGGTTCCTGTGGGCCGTTTCACCGGCTCGGAATTGTTATTTGATGTATCGAGCACGTATGGGGATGTCGACGGCGATGGCATCGATGAACGGCTCCTGCATCTGAGACTTGAATTCAATCAAGTTTCGAGAATCGTGGTCCTCAAGCCTCCAACAGCGCAGGTCAATCGATGGCGTACCGTAGCTTTTCTGGATCTGGACACGTTCCATCTTGATCCGGAAGGTCGCGTCGTGACAAGCGGCCGGGAACGCTGGCTTGCGGTCAGTCACATCGAAAAGGCCTGGGGAACCGGTATATTTCAGGAGAATGAGAGCTGGTACGCGCTTAGCAACGGTCGGTTTCGCGAAGTGTTGAGCTTTCCAGCGGAGGGACATGTCACCCGCGTAGGCGCTCCTGTGATCGAAGTGAAGTTCAAAACAAGTGTCGAACTGGGCCGTTTCGACGGATCGAAAAATGCGATCAACGTCCAGTACACCACGACGGTAGGAGACTTTGCGGATCTCCCCATCCGTACAGCGGTTCGGTTTACGAAGTCGCCATCCGCTTCTGCATTCACGTTCGATCCCGCGGGATCGACGATTTCGAGCGGTGATTTTCTCGCAATCCTCAACATCGACTCCGGGAAGCTCACAGATCAGCGCTTCCTGAACTTCGCTTATCCAGCGCTGCGCGTAGTGGCGCACCGCGACGCATCGGCGCTGGAATGGCTGAGTGAGTTGCTTAACTCGTGCGACGCAACGACGCAGAAGGCCTGCGCTAGCCTGACAAGCGCGCTCGAATCAAGACAACGGTAGGCCTTGCAGATATCGCTGCTGCCCAGGTGAGGCGACCCGACCAAAATCCTTAGAAGCAATTGATCGCGGTTTTCGATGAGAAGACATTGCCCCCGGCGGCGTTCGCGTCGGGGAAAGCCGTTTCCCGTTCGGGAAAGCCGTTTCCCATTTGGCAAAGTCATTTCCCATTCGGCAAAATCGGTCCGCCCGTTTTAAATAGTGAGCGGGTGAGAGATGCGGCGGCAAGGGCCGCCTGCGGATCTGCCCAAAACCGTTAACCATTAACAAAGGAGGAGGCACATTATGCCAAAACCAATTCGTTCCAAAGCGTTGGCCGGCTTTTTCAAGCTGTCCGACGTGGATGTCGTCAGAGACGGCATCTCTGTTCAGACCAATATGACCGGTAATTCGAAATTCCCGAATCCGCCGGTCGATCTGGCGACCCTGAAGACCAACCTCGACTCGCTGACGACACTCATGTCGCAAGCGGCCGACGGAAGTAAGAAGGTCATCGCTCAGAAAAACCAGCAACGTGAAGTCGTGATCGGAATGTTGCGGCTGCTCGCGCGTTACGTCGAGAACGTTTCTTTAAACGACCCGACGGCGTTCGAGACGAGCGGATTCCAGCTTGCTTCAAGGCCGAAGGCGCAAACTGCGCCGTTGTCCGAGAAGATCCGCAAAATCGATCACGGTCCCAACAGTGGGCAGATTCTCGTTTGGCTCCAGTCCGTTCTCAAGGCGGGCAGCTACGAGCTCCACTTTGGGCCGGCCGTCAACGGCGGCGCACCCACCACCGGGACAACGCAAGGCGTCCTGGGAGTGAAGTTGCCGATCGTTCTGACGGGCCTGACGCCGGGCGCCACCTATTTTTTCCAGGTGCGCGCTCTGCTTCAGGATGGTTTCACCGACTGGAGTGACCCGGTTACGTTCATCTGCACGTAGCTGAGTAAAGAATGCGGCAGTCGAGACGGAAGTCTTACGTCTCGATTGCCGCATTTGACTCATCTCTTAGAATGAGCACATCCAGTTCGATGGAAACTCCAGAACATTTGCCGATTGTCATTCCGCCGCTGACGTCGCGCACCGACGAAGGCGAGCTGTATATGCGGCCCGAAGCCGTGGAGGCCGAACTTCTGTCGGTCTTGCCGCAGGGGCCGGCGGAATGGATCAAGGGCAGAACGAAACTCAAAAGCGAATCTCTCGTCTTTTTGCACCGGTACCTCCGCCGCAGCAAAGACGACGACGCCGCCGGCCGGCTCCAGCAGGAAATCAACGCCCGCACAATGCGAATGGGCAAGCGGTGGATCTACGGCATTGACAAGGAGGGAACCGACTTTATCGTGTCCGAGGTCGAAGCGGAAATCGATGAGCTTCTGCTCGCCGAAATACCGTCGCGCCAGAGCGAGTATCTGGAGGTCGGATTCGGACAGACCGTGTATCGCCGCACCAAGGACGCCGTCGAACGTTTCAAGAACACGCCGTTCGCCCACAAGGGCAATACTGTGACGGAAACCTATGACGAGAACGGACAGGAGGAGGTCGACCTTCTGGAACAAGTTCCGGACAGCGGCGCGAGGCCGGAATCCGAAGTGCTTTGGGCGGATTGGGTCGAGAAAACTCTAAGGTTCGTCACGAATCCGAAGCATCGCGAGGCGGTCATTCTTCGCTATCTCCGAGGATGGCCGATCACCAGTAAAGATCCGGAGGAATCGTGTTTGTCGAGGTACTTCAAAGTCAGCTCGCGGCAGATCCAGACCTGGATCGACATCGCACTCAAACAAATGAAAGACGGAATGATGGGAGAAGGTTATGGCACAGCAAAATACCGCTTTTAGCGACGTACTGGCTGCCCTGAAGACGGAGGAATCCGAGCCGACGTATTCCGCGCTCGCGCGCTGGCAGGAGCGGTATCCAGAATTTCACAACGACCTGGAAGACTATTTTGCAAACTGGGCGACTTCCATTTTCAACGCGTTGGAGCCCGTCGACCTTGACGCGGAACCCGGCCCGAACGAGCGCTGGCTCACGGATTTCGGCGTGGCCTACGCGATGCAGATCATGCGGCGGCAGGAAGCCGGAATCCCCGATAACCGGATCGAATCGCTGACGGATTTCGAACGGCTAGTGCTGACGGCGATGAAAGCGCAGCGCACACCGCGCTGGCAATACCTCGACCGGATTACCGACACAGTCCGGGAAATGTCGAACCATCACTACCTGCGGAGCGCGGTCCTCGAGGCTCTTCAGTCGCTGGAAAAGCGGTACGTGATTTTCTCGTGGTCGCCCAGTCCCGACAGGCATCCCGATGAATCCGGGCGAACGTATCTTTTTCTGTCCTCCATCGGCGCGGCCTCGCTGAAACAGGCAAGGAAGGCGTCCCACAGGAGGAATTGACGGCGAACGTTACCGGGAACATTTCCAACATCACCCCGATGTGCCTCCTGTGCCTCTTGTGGTTCCTTCCTCCTTCCCGTTTTGTCGTACAATCCCCGCCATGACAACCGTTGCAAATGAAGAGCGCGGAGCCTTTGCGTGGGTGGCCGACCTTGGCCAGGCGGAACGGCGCGCCTTTGGCGCGTGCGTTGGAGGATGGGCGCTGGACGCGATGGACGTTCAGATGTTCAGCTTCGCCATTCCCGCGCTCATTGCAACCTGGGGCATCACGCGCGGGCAAGCCGGAGTGCTTTCGACCGCGGCGCTGCTCATGTCTGCTGTCGGCGGATGGCTGGCGGGATGGTTTGCGGACCGTTACG
This genomic interval from Terriglobia bacterium contains the following:
- a CDS encoding fibronectin type III domain-containing protein, whose protein sequence is MPKPIRSKALAGFFKLSDVDVVRDGISVQTNMTGNSKFPNPPVDLATLKTNLDSLTTLMSQAADGSKKVIAQKNQQREVVIGMLRLLARYVENVSLNDPTAFETSGFQLASRPKAQTAPLSEKIRKIDHGPNSGQILVWLQSVLKAGSYELHFGPAVNGGAPTTGTTQGVLGVKLPIVLTGLTPGATYFFQVRALLQDGFTDWSDPVTFICT